TCAGGTTTTATTCAACCATTCCGACCAAATTCTTGAGGTGTACATTGAACCCAAAAATCTAGAAAATCGGACCAACCCAATCCGAATCAATGATTCGGGTtggataattttttctttttttaaaatcaaactagttcagttcaaattttgagttaCTGTTCTTCCCAAAGTTGCACGTCACACTAATTGTCTCatattgtttttgaaattgcgcacaaatttctcaaaaaacCAGGGCTTCAATCAACCTCCTTCCCCTCGAGTTTCACTTACTCATTATGGAATCACACTTTCTTCTCCTCATCTCATGTCGTTTCTGTAACAGCAAGAAAGCTTCTAGCAAACACGAATGACATGCCCAATTGTTACCCAACATTTTCTTGCATCAACGGtaaactcaactcaacccaacctaactcgAACATAAAGtctcgggttgggttgtgaaacaATTTTGGATTACTTGAATTACCAACCTCGAGTTAGTCTATAAAATGTAAACTCAATCTAATCCAACTCAGGTACACCGGTGCTAGATGgtaataaatcattttttcctAAAAAGGACAAGGGCAAAAAAGTAATAACgcatattttctctctcccttgAAGTGGCACAAGGTCAaacagtagagagagaaagttatGGAAGCCTAAAATGCTGCCACTTGGAGGCTTAAGAAAGaagatccaaaataaataattaattaaataaataaaaacaaaaataaaagacataAAAGTCTAATCTTAACCTACGAGGTATTGGCTGCCttcataaaacatttttttttcttttttttttattctcaatttttttttttattttacagaATTAATAATTTGGCGATCACGTCGatctattatattatttttattttagaaattaatttagtaaaaaaaagaatccaattAAAATGGatcatttttttacttcatGCTAATTCAATCGACGtgtaatatattataataaaaataaaaattgattagtGGGATGAAAAGGGattaatactaattttaaaatttcataaatagattttcattcaaaattaatattttttatattttttaaaaaacataggTAAgagtatttatatatatatatatatatatatataatgatttgaagagaaaaaaataaagagaaaagactttttccttaaaaaaaaaataaaataaataaataattattggagTAGTTGTCCAATCTGTAGGGaaagtattattttaattttttgaaaaattattattattaatttgaaataggtTACAAGTATTATTAAACGTCactattaaattaataaataaactgattttttttttaattaaaaaaggaaaataatataaattaataggGAATAATGGTGTCCCATTCTGCACGTCGCCATTGTTGTAACATCCATTTCAACCCCCTAATGCTATAATCATCatccattaaaataattttataaaataaaaattctattttgctagaaaaatattaattaaattagattttaaaaatattatattattatatgagATTACAGTCTCTACCCTCTAATCTCTTTaatataaatgtttgaaatttctaaTTCATGGAGTTGTTaaatagatttatttttattttgaaatttattatacatattttgaaattttcttcaaaaataattttttaaaaaactttacaTATTATCTCTAGAGTAATTTTTATCCGTTATGGTCCATCTACTCAACGTAATCAAATCACTAAGCCCGACTTTCATCCCTACTCTGAGTAGGTGTTAAACGATAGCCCTTCCGCTCAACATAATCAAATCACTAAGTCTGATGCACTAAGCCTGACTTTCATCCCTACTCCGAGTAGGTGTTAAACGATAGCCCTTTCGCTCAACATAATCAAATCACTAAGTCTGATGTCCCTACTCAACGTGCAGGTATTGCACTCAAGATCCCTTTTGCCTTTGCACTCAAGGGTCAATCTCCATCTAGCTCGAGGAAACCTTTACACACCTCAAATCATATGAGTTAGATTGAGTTGATCGTGCCTTCTATCGTATCATCAAATTTCactaaatatctaaaaaagaaatcatccAATTTCGTTTTGAGccaaataaataactaaatcagGAATAGAATTTAACAAGCAAACATAACCATTATGTGTATGAATGCACGCTTTGACctcaatattttcaaaacttcaaagcctcaataataataataataataataataataataataataataacaataataataaccacTCGACATTATTTTTGGtagttttcactcttttttGTGAGGGAGGACGACTCTAGTTCACCAATACTTTTGTGGACTATACACAAACTGTATCTACTCTTTCTTCGACCCATGCAAAATCGATGCTTTAAACAAAAGCACATAACgaaaaataatacatttacCGGACATGATGACGACACACACGACGCCAACGCGCAGCAGCTTTCTTCGAGGGATGGCTGCTGTGCTTCGCAATGTAAAAGGGGAGAGATGACATTATCAGGCGAAAACGCTTTGAAAAATACCAGAAAACACATAGCCAACCCATCCAAGAGATGTACGTAACCAACTCAGGATCTGACACGGAACAAAGAATGACCTGCCTTGCCAATACAAATTACACTAAGATGAGAGGATTGACTGGAGTGCAAGCTGCTGTTGTGGTTGCAAGGACGACCACGTTGATGCTAGCGTGGACGGTGGTAGAGTTTGCTGAAGCTGCCTTAAAAGGTTCACCATTCTGCTCACGGTTTGCTCACTCGCAAGATCCTTACCCGCACATAGAACCTACAAACAACAATGCCCCCAGAAATTGAGAAATCAAAGCATACAAAACATTCTTGTGCACGTTCCTTAACGATATAGCATACCTCGGCAAAAATGGAAACTATTTTAGGAAGATACTGATTGTTGGGCCCTAAGAGTTCTTTATCAGACCTGTTAATTAAATGGAGGGAAAAAATGAGTAAACAATGAATCAGGCAAACAAGATTGTTGAATAGAATTTGTTTATGGGATCAACATTTCAACCTTTCAACCATTGAACAGAGTTGCTCATGCACCAACTTAGCCTCAATTAAATCACCCTTAATAGGCAAGCAGCTTAGCCAAGCAGGAACCAactgccaaaaaaaaaagtcatagAGGCAAATAAGACGCAGAAATAAGCATGCCATAAAAGAAATGTGGACCTGAGCAGGATCCATTAATGGAATAAATAGAATTAGTTTCCATCATAGAACATGTTTGACCAAATACATACTACAGGCGACAAATATGTACACAACGAAATACTATTAGTACAATAAATAGAATTTGGAGGTCGTTTCAGTCGAGAAACAAATTCATTGTGCGGTTTCCAAGAGCATGGAGTACATATAAATATTATCGTTCGTAGTCTAATTCCAGTACAACCCTTGTCAAATACTCAAGATTACGATGCTTGCATATTTCATAGGCACAATCATTCACTCACAAACACTATCATgaaatctttttcttaatatttattacacgaggaaaaggaaaagcgagttcattttaaatgaatgCAGATGAATCCAATACATGAGAAGACACAAACCTGTGATGCATTTATACTATCTCTGTGAAACAGACATATCTTTCCAAGAGCTGAAACAGCATTGTCATATGCCATTACGTTTTCAGACTGTTGTGCATTAGGGTGCCGAATCACAACATCCAACCTGGAAAGGGCCTCTGcacaaaagaaagagaagatatAACAAAGTCATCCACCATTCTCAAAAACTCAAACAAAGAAGGTGCACTCGAAGCCAACCTTGAACCAGCGGTTTGAATACAGAACCGCCAAACTCGGCACAAACACCAATACCATAAACAGCAGCCTGTAAATGAGTAGTGATTGAATTAGATAAAAGCTTGaattaacaaaagaaaaatcataatttttgaGCATTTAAAGGCAGAACAAACCTGACGGACATCAGGATTCTCATCATTGCAAGCCTCCAACAAGAAGGGAAGGTAGGTATCATAATACCTGATTCACAATAggaaaaattaatacaaatgctcaagatacaaaaaaattacaatgaaATGATTACCTGAGGGCTGCTTCACGACAATGCTCCACAACATCATCAAAAATACATATTGCTATTCTCCTCTCCTCTGCTGTTCTATCCTTACCCTGCACACCGAAGATCGTGACCATTAGGGGTTAAGTACTTCCAGATacacttcaaataaattagtttgtaCAGCCCCATATGTATGCGTTGCAAATTAGAAGTGTTTCAATGTTCACTTAAAAGGTCTAGCTAAAACTGTAAACATAACAGTGAATGAAGAAGTTAACAGAAAAAATGGCAGAACCCTCacctaataataatataaagaaaatgtgaAGATTTCAGAATCATcaacttacaaaaaaaattatatttcgtTTTCATTCAAGTGATTGGCTCTACTTTGTGCACACAACTTCACATCGTTGAATGATACAGAAACAGAAGCGTTCAAGCAAACTCATAAAGAATGAAAGTCTTATGTAGATCAGAATGGTGGTATTTTCTAAGATCAAAGTTAGAAAGCATTACAGACAGATAAAAATTCTCAAGAAACTTACCCACATAGGTGTCAAATAAGATGAGAGCTCATCAAACATAGGCAAGAACGAGGCCTTGAAAGTCTTGATCAAAGTTCCCAAACAATCACCAATCtaatcaaaatacaaaataagacATACAACATTATTCTCACACTAATCTTCAAATACACCTGAAAACACAACTACTAAACAGCATAAGATAGCATGTCTATCACAATAACTTACCTGATCAaaaacttcttcttcttgctcattttcttcatcaagCAATTCTCTCTCGTCTGCATCAAAATCCTCTGCTGTTGTCCTCTCCAATCTTTCAAGCTTTCTTGATGAACTAGCAGTGATGACATATTTAATCTCATCCACAATGCACCTTACTTGGCTTTCATCAAGAAGTGGTCCAGAGATCTAATAGAAAGAAAAGCCACATTTAGTTCAAGAATGCATATAATTCATACTTTGGGGAAAAATTCTAACTTCAGTTGACTGTCATCCAAATAACTCCAACTACTACACAAAAGgcagaaaggagaaaagaaatgaatgaactaaaaagagaaagaagttcaacgaaagaatgaaatagaaaCACAATTACAGCGCACAATTGAACTGAATTCTCTTGAGATACCAATTAGCTAAAGGTGTCTGGATTTAGTTAGCTTTTTGGACTCAAAGACTCACATTGGAGTTccttatatattatttttcttaacaaatacCTTGAATTCCTTGgctaaagaaacaaaaacaaaaggctGCAGAAACACCGAACTAAATTTGTACCAGACTTCGACAGAAATTGAACATTAAAGCACATGATACTTGTAAATGATaacttcatttcttttgtaCAGAATATATTTAACAACTCATCAAACTGACCTGTACGCACTCGTTCAGTGCATCCAACATACTGGCACATATCTCCACCTCAGGCTCCTGTAAAGCATTTAGCATAATAAAACATCGTAATTTAGCTTTCAACACCCTCAAGTACATAAGAGCATTAAGTAACAAAAGGTGGATGGCAATTTAGAAGTATAAAGATCTCTATCATTGCtggaaaaaatataatccaCACGCAACCTTGTGTAATGCCTCCACCAAAGCTGGTATAATATAATCTGACAACTGCTTCACATAGGATTCATCACGACCTTGAGATTGCCCTTTCTCAACAGCCAATTTTGCTGAACGCAATAGCTCTGGCATGGCTGTTTACATAATAGACAACGtgtaaataagataatttaaatgatttctTCCAATGACtttaaagtagaaaaaaaaacataggaaaaaaaaaaggaacaatcTACTACCTGAAACAGCAGCCCTCCGAACTtcttcatgaaaataaaatttgaggaGTGGAACCAAAGTAGGAGCAACCTAAGTAATAGAACAACCATTAGTACAGCAGTAAACAAAAGATCACAtattagaaaaacaaaaagtgtaATTCATGAAAGCAACCTGATCGATCCAGACAAAAAATCCTTCTTTTAACTCATCAGCATAACAACACAGCATGTTGCAAGCTGTGGCTTTTTCCTCCAAAACACTAGTCTTGATGCCAATCCTTTTATCACCGAGAGTTATTGTTTCAATACTGCAATAAAGACAATCAACGTTTAATTAACAGAAAAATACCTTGACTAAagaactaattaaaaaaactggTGAAAATTTTACATCAAAACAGAGAAGTAGCAAACACAACTATATTAAACATGCTATTTATCATAAGATAAATAACAACTATTCTTTCCCAATGTCTTGGAGGtattcaatttattaaaaatactatacataagagaaaaaggaacctaaaacaacaataaataCTGCAGGGCACACTCACAagaatttaattgttttcatttcaatgaacaattaaaaatagaagttAAAAACCGAAcctatcatcatcatcatcaatatcAGCATCTGAATCAGCAGATGTGATTGTCACATCAGGCTTAAGTTGAGCAGATTGAAGCAAAGGTGGCATCACAACGCTCATGTAAGGAAGAAAATCCTGTCCAAGGCATTTGCAGAGTCTTGCCCATGCCTGAAAAAGAAGTAAgcaattattttcttcttttttgaccaataaaattaaaccaaatccATCCAAAAAGATACACCAATTTGTATCACATAAGACCCTCAAAACATACTTGTAACATGTAGCTGGTCGTGGGATCATCTGCTTCCATTGGGGATCCTTGTAGTGACAACAAAACATCCATAACCTTAAAAAATACATGGACCATAAAAGATTTCAGCCCATAATAGAGACAAAAGAATAACAACTATTAATTTATGCATAAAGATTGATTGAAATAACTATTTGATTTACAAAATAGAATAACAACATTCACTAAAGATAACACGAGTCCAAATAGAATAACCAAATGATGGATAAACATTATCGAAAGTAACCTGCTTGGCATCTTCCTTAAACTTGTCTTTCCCAACAGCCATACCAACCAAACTGATACATTCCATGGATTTGGCCCGAAGCATACGATTGGATTTGTCACTTGCATTTACAAGAATAGCTTTTAAGTAAGGCATTACAGCATCATAATATTTCTGGAAATGCTCCTGTCCACGTAAAAACAAAGCTTGTAACATCCACAACAAAAGAGCgttcaaaaaattgaaataagatTAAAGAGTAAACAAACCTGGGATGAATCGGCAACAGATGCAAGAGCTGTCAAAGCCCCCTCCTGCACCATCTGCTTTCC
This sequence is a window from Cucurbita pepo subsp. pepo cultivar mu-cu-16 chromosome LG19, ASM280686v2, whole genome shotgun sequence. Protein-coding genes within it:
- the LOC111781323 gene encoding importin-5-like, with amino-acid sequence MAADSAQHHQMALLLGSDRTHFEALISHLMSSSNDQRSQAESLFNLCKQAHPDALALKLADLLHPSAHPEARTMSAILLRRQLIRDDSYLWPRLTPSTQSTLKSVLLSSLQTEESKSISKKLCDTIAELASGILPDGGWNELMPFIFQCVTSDSAKMQESALLIFAQLAQYIGETLVPHLDTLHSVFSQCLSSSKTADVRIAALGAAINFIQCLSSASDRDRFQNLLPLMMQTLTEALNSGQEVTAKDALELLIELAGSEPRFLRRQLVDVVGSMLQIAEADSLEESTRHLAIEFVITLAEARERAPGMMRKLPQFISRLFGILMNMLLDIEDDPAWHTADTEDEDAGETDNYGFGQECLDRLSISLGGNSIVPVASEMFPVFLAAPEWQKHHAALIALSQIAEGCSKVMIKNLEQVLSMVLNSFQHPHPRVRWAAINAIGQLSTDLGPDLQSKYHHLVVPALAGAMDDFQNPRVQAHAASAVLNFSENCTPNILTPYLDGIVSKLLVLLQNGKQMVQEGALTALASVADSSQEHFQKYYDAVMPYLKAILVNASDKSNRMLRAKSMECISLVGMAVGKDKFKEDAKQVMDVLLSLQGSPMEADDPTTSYMLQAWARLCKCLGQDFLPYMSVVMPPLLQSAQLKPDVTITSADSDADIDDDDDSIETITLGDKRIGIKTSVLEEKATACNMLCCYADELKEGFFVWIDQVAPTLVPLLKFYFHEEVRRAAVSAMPELLRSAKLAVEKGQSQGRDESYVKQLSDYIIPALVEALHKEPEVEICASMLDALNECVQISGPLLDESQVRCIVDEIKYVITASSSRKLERLERTTAEDFDADERELLDEENEQEEEVFDQIGDCLGTLIKTFKASFLPMFDELSSYLTPMWGKDRTAEERRIAICIFDDVVEHCREAALRYYDTYLPFLLEACNDENPDVRQAAVYGIGVCAEFGGSVFKPLVQEALSRLDVVIRHPNAQQSENVMAYDNAVSALGKICLFHRDSINASQLVPAWLSCLPIKGDLIEAKLVHEQLCSMVERSDKELLGPNNQYLPKIVSIFAEVLCAGKDLASEQTVSRMVNLLRQLQQTLPPSTLASTWSSLQPQQQLALQSILSS